The bacterium sequence CGCAGTAGAATCATGTGGTGCCGGCGCCACGCCGCTGCCGCCAAAATAACCCGCAGCGCCTTTGCGAAATTCGTATTTGAGAATCTCCGCATCAGCCACGGCTTCGCCCGGCGCGGTGGGGTTCAGAATCGCCGCCGTCCAATAATTCAAACCTCCCAGCAGCACGCGGCTGTCGATCCCCTGCTGTTTGAGCAACACCCACGCCTGCGCCGCGTGCGTGCCGCCGTTCGAATATAGCACCACCGTCTTGTCGCCTGCCATCATCTCCAGCGCTTCAGCCTCGAAGAGCCGGTTGAAGGGAATATGCACCGCGCCGGGGATATGATACTGCGCGTATTCCTCCGCCGAGCGCATATCCACCACCAGCAGATCCGGTTTTTTGTCAATCAACCAGGCCGCGAGCTCTTCCGCGGTGAGATGATCCTGTTCATTGATGATTGCCTCAGCCAACTGCTGCGGCGAGACCGCGGTGGCGGTGCGCAAACCCGCGGGCGAGAGCGCCAACAAGCCGCCGAGAATGATCAACAACGCCACGCCGAACCGCCGATCCAGGAGGGTGTGCCATTTCATATCGTCTGCTCCAATTGCAGTGCGGCGGCGGATTGCTCGCGGCGTTCCGCGCCCGCAGCGGCCGCTGCCGGTTGCGGTTGGAATCTCTTTTCGAGCCATTCCGCGCCGTAAAACATGCCCAGTGCCATCAGTACCACCAAAAACGCCACGACGCCAGGGCGGAGATTGAGCCAATCACTCAGTGTAACCTCGCCGAGGCTGCCGCTTTCGGCGAAGCCCTGCAAGGCCGGATAGGCCACGCCGTAAAGCAACATGCCGAACAGCGCGCCGGCGACATAGATCATGCCGTCAAGCTTGCCCGTGGCGCCGGCAACCAGCGAAGTGCCGGGGCAATAGCCGCCGACGACGAAGCCGATGCCCATGAGCGCGCCGCCCATGATCTGCGGCCACAAAAACGTGGGATTGAGCGACACCAGCGAAAGATCGAGCACTTCCATCCAGTTGAGATAGAGCAGGCCCAGCATCGCCA is a genomic window containing:
- a CDS encoding rhodanese-like domain-containing protein, which encodes MKWHTLLDRRFGVALLIILGGLLALSPAGLRTATAVSPQQLAEAIINEQDHLTAEELAAWLIDKKPDLLVVDMRSAEEYAQYHIPGAVHIPFNRLFEAEALEMMAGDKTVVLYSNGGTHAAQAWVLLKQQGIDSRVLLGGLNYWTAAILNPTAPGEAVADAEILKYEFRKGAAGYFGGSGVAPAPHDSTAPAKPKVSLPPAQKKKARAGC
- a CDS encoding YeeE/YedE family protein translates to MPAPLYPQELFSEQTSFVIAFLLGILFGFTLERAGFGSSRKLAMQFYFRDMTVLKVMFTAIVVAMLGLLYLNWMEVLDLSLVSLNPTFLWPQIMGGALMGIGFVVGGYCPGTSLVAGATGKLDGMIYVAGALFGMLLYGVAYPALQGFAESGSLGEVTLSDWLNLRPGVVAFLVVLMALGMFYGAEWLEKRFQPQPAAAAAGAERREQSAAALQLEQTI